A stretch of Chionomys nivalis chromosome 2, mChiNiv1.1, whole genome shotgun sequence DNA encodes these proteins:
- the Znf576 gene encoding LOW QUALITY PROTEIN: zinc finger protein 576 (The sequence of the model RefSeq protein was modified relative to this genomic sequence to represent the inferred CDS: inserted 2 bases in 1 codon; deleted 1 base in 1 codon): MEIPPGLALRFPPYSPGHLGVPQCTHCLITFTDANFPERHMTKEHLEDFMVHKLQEAFFICFTCACSCPSSKALIHQCSHSPTAKPSPRCSXPRPSRPSPLLRQHHQVHETHTTPSSFAWTECGRDIAQKAGRHQHYSGHA; encoded by the exons ATGGAGATTCCTCCTGGCCTTGCCCTTCGCTTTCCCCCATATTCCCCAGGCCACCTAGGAGTTCCACAGTGCACCCACTGCCTCATCACGTTCACCGATGCCAACTTCCCGGAGCGTCACATGACGAAAGAGCACCTGGAAGACTTTATGGTCCATAAGCTGCAGGAAGCCTTCTTCATT TGCTTCACCTGTGCCTGCTCATGCCCCTCCAGCAAGGCCCTGATCCACCAATGCAGCCACAGTCCTACTGCCAAGCCCTCCCCACGGTGCTC CCCAAGACCCAGTAGACCCAGTCCGCTTCTCAGGCAGCACCACCAGGTCCATGAAACCCACACCACCCCTAGCTCCTTTGCCTGGACTGAGTGTGGCCGGGATATTGCCCAGAAAGCAGGGCGCCATCAACACTACAGCGGGCATGCTTAG